Proteins co-encoded in one Kutzneria chonburiensis genomic window:
- a CDS encoding YbaB/EbfC family nucleoid-associated protein, producing the protein MTEPDLSPEQRAAKVAELRQQADGALAGLRAQMAAVKQAQQEALSSTGEATSRDGSVQVAVDATGVVTALKLSPNAFERTTPDKLAQAVVATIQAAAAKARAKVSETMAPVRAQSANVLAAAGNANGLDAAKLSTPDVPRTAADPTGQDDPWRQAQAPQPQSYSPRPNPPVAPPAARPAPAAQPPQRQAPPSRDDDDDAGGSVLNEGSW; encoded by the coding sequence ATGACTGAGCCGGACTTGAGTCCTGAGCAGCGCGCGGCGAAGGTCGCCGAGCTGCGGCAACAGGCCGACGGCGCGCTGGCTGGGCTGCGCGCGCAGATGGCCGCCGTGAAGCAGGCGCAGCAGGAGGCGCTGTCGAGCACGGGGGAGGCGACTTCGCGTGACGGCAGTGTGCAGGTCGCCGTGGACGCGACCGGCGTGGTGACGGCGTTGAAGCTGTCGCCGAACGCCTTCGAGCGCACCACGCCCGACAAGCTCGCGCAGGCCGTCGTCGCCACGATCCAGGCCGCCGCGGCCAAGGCCCGGGCCAAGGTGTCCGAGACCATGGCGCCCGTGCGGGCACAGAGCGCCAACGTGCTCGCCGCCGCCGGCAACGCCAACGGGCTCGACGCCGCCAAGCTCAGCACGCCCGACGTGCCGCGGACCGCCGCCGACCCCACCGGTCAGGACGACCCGTGGCGCCAGGCGCAGGCTCCGCAGCCGCAGTCGTACAGCCCTCGCCCCAACCCGCCGGTCGCGCCGCCCGCCGCCCGGCCCGCGCCCGCTGCGCAGCCTCCCCAGCGCCAGGCGCCGCCGTCCCGTGACGACGACGATGACGCCGGCGGTTCCGTGCTCAACGAAGGGTCGTGGTGA
- a CDS encoding alpha/beta fold hydrolase, with amino-acid sequence MGLDVKRLLELHTWRAFDVDDEGRVLAGSDETGRVQLVELAPDGTPTPLPHLTGVSAARYVKGERAVVVEHDSGGNERGQLSLLRIGDTDYQPVVHDDRYIHRLVSMRPGRVVYATNRRNKVDFDVVVRNLFSGAEEVVYDGGGYSADAKLSPDSRYVATTVGIDQANSMQLLLVDTMPATEADRVTELTGAAEETNIGHLGWLPDGAGLIATSNRDREFKAIVRYDLATAAWTWLVASDKHDVTGWLSPDGQKLLVLTNVDGVARLTVHEATGRQLDEIQLPADGWTSSPLPEPVFSPNSRYVALTFSSPTIPMDVLLVDLESAKVTPLTDTGSQLAGMVEPTHVRANGQIPCFVYGSGKSAVLFLHGGPEGQSQRRFDPLVQGLVAAGHVVVVPNIRGSVGYGKTYYAADDRRKRLDSVQDLAVLHDWLPSIGVDPDKVALWGRSYGGYLVLAGLAFLPERWAAGVDIVGISSLVTFLENTSPYRRRVREREYGWLDTDRDFLEEASPMNKVDQIRAPLFVVHGANDPRVPLSEAEQLASAVRANGVECELVVHADEGHQMANLDNKLATYPKAIEFVSRLLA; translated from the coding sequence ATGGGGCTGGACGTGAAGCGACTACTGGAACTGCACACCTGGCGGGCGTTCGACGTCGACGACGAGGGGCGGGTGCTGGCCGGTTCGGACGAGACGGGCCGGGTGCAGCTCGTCGAGCTGGCGCCGGACGGCACGCCGACCCCGCTGCCGCACCTGACCGGGGTGAGCGCCGCCCGGTACGTGAAGGGCGAACGGGCCGTGGTCGTCGAGCACGACAGCGGCGGTAACGAGCGCGGGCAGCTGTCGCTGCTGCGCATCGGGGACACGGACTATCAGCCGGTCGTGCACGACGACCGGTACATCCACCGGCTGGTCAGCATGCGGCCGGGCCGGGTGGTCTATGCGACCAACCGCCGCAACAAGGTCGACTTCGACGTCGTGGTGCGCAACCTGTTCAGCGGCGCCGAGGAGGTCGTCTACGACGGCGGCGGCTACTCGGCCGACGCCAAGCTGTCCCCGGACAGCCGCTACGTCGCCACCACGGTCGGCATCGACCAGGCCAACTCGATGCAGCTACTGCTGGTCGACACCATGCCGGCGACCGAGGCCGACCGTGTGACCGAGCTGACCGGCGCGGCCGAGGAGACCAACATCGGCCACCTCGGCTGGCTGCCCGACGGCGCCGGCCTGATCGCCACCAGCAACCGGGACCGCGAGTTCAAGGCGATCGTCCGCTACGACCTGGCCACCGCGGCGTGGACCTGGCTGGTCGCGTCGGACAAGCACGACGTGACCGGCTGGCTGTCGCCGGACGGGCAGAAGCTGTTGGTGCTGACCAATGTCGACGGCGTGGCCCGGCTGACCGTGCACGAGGCGACCGGCCGCCAGCTCGACGAGATCCAGCTGCCGGCCGACGGCTGGACCTCGTCCCCGCTGCCGGAGCCGGTGTTCTCGCCGAACTCCCGGTACGTGGCGCTGACCTTCAGCTCGCCGACGATCCCGATGGATGTGCTGCTGGTCGACCTGGAGTCGGCCAAGGTCACGCCGCTGACCGACACCGGGTCGCAGCTGGCCGGCATGGTCGAGCCGACGCACGTGCGGGCGAACGGCCAGATCCCGTGTTTCGTCTACGGCAGCGGCAAGTCCGCGGTGCTGTTCCTGCACGGCGGCCCGGAGGGCCAGTCGCAGCGGCGGTTCGATCCGCTGGTGCAGGGCCTGGTCGCCGCCGGACACGTGGTCGTGGTGCCGAACATCCGAGGATCCGTCGGCTACGGCAAGACGTACTACGCGGCCGACGACCGGCGCAAGCGGCTGGACTCGGTCCAGGACCTCGCGGTGCTGCACGACTGGCTGCCGTCGATCGGTGTCGACCCCGACAAGGTGGCGCTGTGGGGCCGGTCCTACGGCGGCTACCTGGTGCTGGCCGGGCTGGCCTTCCTGCCGGAGCGGTGGGCCGCCGGCGTGGACATCGTCGGCATCTCCTCGCTCGTGACGTTCCTGGAGAACACCTCGCCCTACCGGCGGCGGGTCCGGGAGCGGGAGTACGGCTGGCTGGACACCGACCGGGACTTCCTCGAGGAGGCCTCGCCGATGAACAAGGTCGACCAGATCCGGGCGCCGCTGTTCGTGGTGCACGGGGCCAACGACCCGCGGGTGCCGCTGAGCGAGGCCGAGCAGCTGGCCTCGGCCGTGCGGGCCAACGGTGTGGAGTGCGAACTGGTGGTGCACGCCGACGAGGGACACCAGATGGCCAACCTGGACAACAAGCTGGCCACCTATCCGAAGGCGATCGAGTTCGTCAGCCGCCTGCTGGCTTAG
- a CDS encoding uridine kinase family protein, producing the protein MRIIAIDGPSGAGKSSYAATLGLPIVPTDHFATWDDPVAWWPRLVDGVITPLRQGLRGRYRRMEWTDGVPALGAEVVVEPTEILVVEGFSSGRRAAAPWLSQLIWVDAPDALERAVARDGEASRANLVRWKEFERGWFQVDGTRDRADLVVQR; encoded by the coding sequence GTGAGGATCATCGCGATCGACGGGCCGTCCGGCGCCGGCAAGTCCAGCTACGCCGCGACGCTCGGCCTGCCGATCGTGCCGACCGACCACTTCGCCACCTGGGACGACCCGGTGGCGTGGTGGCCGCGGCTGGTCGACGGCGTGATCACGCCGCTGCGGCAGGGCTTGCGCGGCCGGTACCGGCGGATGGAGTGGACCGACGGCGTGCCCGCGCTCGGCGCGGAAGTGGTCGTCGAGCCGACGGAAATCCTTGTCGTGGAAGGGTTTTCCTCCGGCCGGCGGGCAGCCGCGCCGTGGCTGTCGCAGTTGATCTGGGTGGACGCGCCGGACGCGCTCGAACGGGCCGTCGCCCGTGACGGCGAAGCCAGCCGGGCGAATCTGGTGCGGTGGAAGGAATTCGAGCGCGGTTGGTTCCAGGTGGACGGCACGCGCGACCGCGCCGACCTAGTCGTTCAGCGCTAG
- the recR gene encoding recombination mediator RecR, whose amino-acid sequence MYEGPVQDLIDELGRLPGVGPKSAQRIAFHLLAADPADIGRLQDALQKVRDGVQFCQICGNVAEEQTCRICKDPRRDATVVCVVEEPKDVVAVEKTREFKGRYHVLGGALDPLSGIGPDKLRIRELLARMGADDIKEIILATDPNTEGEATATYLIRMLRDFPGLTVTRLASGLPMGGDLEFADELTLGRALSGRRTV is encoded by the coding sequence GTGTACGAGGGACCGGTACAGGATCTGATCGACGAGCTGGGGCGGCTGCCCGGCGTCGGTCCGAAGAGCGCCCAGCGCATCGCGTTCCACCTGCTGGCGGCCGATCCGGCCGACATCGGGCGGTTGCAGGACGCGCTCCAGAAGGTGCGCGATGGGGTGCAGTTCTGCCAGATCTGCGGCAACGTCGCCGAGGAGCAGACCTGCCGTATCTGCAAGGACCCGCGGCGCGACGCCACCGTGGTCTGCGTGGTCGAGGAGCCCAAGGACGTGGTCGCGGTGGAGAAGACCCGCGAGTTCAAGGGCCGCTACCACGTGCTCGGCGGCGCGCTGGACCCGTTGTCCGGCATCGGGCCCGACAAGCTGCGCATCCGCGAGCTGCTGGCCCGGATGGGGGCCGACGACATCAAGGAGATCATTCTCGCAACCGACCCGAACACCGAGGGCGAGGCGACCGCGACGTACCTGATCCGGATGCTGCGCGACTTCCCCGGGCTGACCGTCACCCGGCTGGCCTCGGGCCTGCCGATGGGCGGCGACCTGGAGTTCGCCGACGAGCTCACGCTCGGCCGGGCGCTGTCGGGCCGACGAACGGTGTGA
- a CDS encoding TNT domain-containing protein (This protein contains a domain related to Tuberculosis Necrotizing Toxin, which is the C-terminal effector domain of outer membrane channel protein CpnT, and which has a lethal NAD+-glycohydrolase activity.) — MTKANIHPEHLRRSGGKLKDFGDKIEQAGGKLEQAGQNLVSHASGDRSGVGSVVAKFTGKATEVTGKVFKEGGRVAGSAGGRLGNTADLYEEADNVGAKGLNKIHKGRSSKSVTGGGTRSGSTVGSGGGKTKKAEPVPGGGKRTGTRVGSGGGKKDHEVPSLSGDLNDPPKSTRDYDSSGKTIKTDDLDHPHKGLIDDNLIKKAEANPNRAQDALKPGADQKHPVVQGIVPKTYDPTGGLGQTEWDKQYWPTGAKDKYGNPELTWPDPQTHPQGFDSPESRQPNVLQPGHTIDRFGPGFGRFTSPTDTPFPQRGLPPGNLSDGYHQYEVVKPIPVWEGPIAPAMGQPGGGTQYYMPHSVIDLVNAGYLREVKL; from the coding sequence GTGACCAAGGCCAACATCCACCCCGAGCACCTGCGCAGGTCCGGCGGCAAGCTCAAGGACTTCGGCGACAAGATCGAGCAGGCCGGCGGCAAACTCGAGCAGGCAGGCCAGAACCTCGTCTCCCACGCCTCCGGCGACCGCTCTGGCGTCGGCTCCGTGGTCGCCAAGTTCACCGGCAAGGCCACCGAGGTCACCGGCAAGGTGTTCAAGGAAGGCGGCCGCGTCGCCGGATCCGCCGGCGGCCGGCTCGGCAACACCGCCGACCTGTACGAGGAAGCCGACAACGTCGGCGCCAAGGGCCTGAACAAGATCCACAAGGGCCGCTCCAGCAAGTCCGTCACCGGCGGCGGCACCCGCTCCGGCTCCACCGTCGGCTCCGGCGGCGGCAAGACCAAGAAGGCCGAGCCCGTCCCCGGCGGCGGCAAGCGCACCGGGACTCGCGTCGGCAGCGGCGGCGGCAAAAAGGATCACGAGGTCCCCTCCCTCAGCGGAGACCTCAACGACCCGCCCAAGTCGACCCGTGACTACGACTCGTCCGGCAAGACAATCAAGACCGATGATCTGGACCACCCGCACAAGGGCCTGATCGACGACAACCTCATCAAGAAGGCCGAGGCAAATCCCAACCGTGCGCAGGACGCCTTGAAGCCCGGGGCCGACCAGAAGCATCCGGTCGTGCAGGGCATCGTGCCGAAGACCTACGACCCCACCGGTGGCCTCGGCCAGACCGAGTGGGACAAGCAGTACTGGCCGACCGGGGCGAAGGACAAGTACGGCAATCCCGAACTGACATGGCCGGATCCGCAGACTCATCCCCAGGGCTTCGACAGTCCCGAGTCGCGCCAGCCCAATGTGTTGCAGCCCGGCCACACCATTGACCGTTTCGGTCCCGGGTTCGGTCGGTTCACCTCGCCGACCGACACTCCGTTCCCGCAGCGCGGACTGCCGCCCGGCAACCTGAGCGACGGGTATCACCAGTACGAGGTCGTGAAGCCCATTCCCGTATGGGAGGGTCCGATCGCGCCCGCGATGGGTCAGCCCGGTGGCGGAACTCAGTACTACATGCCCCATTCCGTCATCGACCTCGTCAATGCCGGATACCTTAGGGAGGTCAAGCTGTGA
- a CDS encoding AfsR/SARP family transcriptional regulator: protein MEFRILGPLEVVVDGQVAPIGAAKHRTLLACLLLRANRVVSVDELVDRIWDGDTPHRSKATLQTYVMRLRQVLGDPSVIRTAADGYLITVDADHLDLLRFTELAAAAQATLSSGDLPTAAELYGQALALWRGQPLVDVPSDVLHREEIQRLVEYRLEVLERRIEVELSLGRHTDLIPLLRVVTGEHPFQERFWGQLMLALHRSGRQVEALEAFRQVSRLLGEELGVGPGEQLRAMHQAVLRDDPGLAPPERAPRPPTRAVPSELPADLVDFVGRREVSDRIAQRLVAGDKNTAVPLVTLSGPPGVGKTALAIHVAHGVSSRFPGGQLYVNLRGYAPGPPMSTVDALTRFLKALGVPPSQIPLDVEEQITLYRSCMAGRQVLVVLDNAAAAEQVRPLLPGSPGCAVLVTSRDTLLGLTALQGARPVGLDALVPEEAHQLLTEMLGARAVLAEPDAVKELAQLCANLPLALRIAAANLANRPGVANYVARLREGSRLDALVVDDDDEAAVTAAFDLSYHALKPAARQLFRLLGLIPGPDFTVEAAAAVASLRLDESQRLLDRLAAANLVQQHSPGRYHLHDLLRLYAEQRTNVEENPGSKVIARSNLAAYYHHASAAASNTLSPGSVRLPVPGAGFVVTTPRFADHFEALAWLDGERANLIAAVAQAEEAGPLTAAWGLADALHRYFRSHRANDEGVRMARIGLTAALRSGERRAEAVMRQALGVLAWDVSDYGEAVDQLSLAVAYYREMGPDEALIEALTDLGGVHGERGDLATTAEYFQQAVKVAEAIGSPVGRAITQFKLGTLKQALGELEESAALLENALAGYRALGRRYDQASCLTNLGLTYRELGQLDKALAYMQEALDLRTELGSSDGRSSLLDNLATLCLDIGDVAQAEDYATTALVHARETGVRRLEAHTQRSLGSIVARRGDFESAVRHYEQSLAVFREIDSRALEAGTLLELAELYRGQGEQGRAIELIRRAIAVCEPAEHPMLLAQAQEALRLALND, encoded by the coding sequence GTGGAGTTCCGGATCCTCGGGCCGCTGGAGGTCGTCGTGGACGGCCAGGTGGCGCCGATCGGCGCTGCCAAGCACCGGACGCTGCTGGCCTGTCTGCTGCTGCGTGCCAATCGCGTGGTCTCGGTGGACGAGCTGGTCGACCGCATCTGGGACGGCGACACCCCGCACCGCTCGAAGGCGACGCTGCAGACGTACGTGATGCGCCTGCGCCAGGTGCTGGGCGACCCGTCGGTGATCCGCACGGCGGCCGACGGCTACCTGATCACAGTCGACGCCGACCACCTTGACCTGCTGCGTTTCACCGAGCTCGCAGCCGCCGCGCAGGCGACGCTGTCCAGCGGGGACCTGCCGACCGCGGCCGAGCTGTACGGCCAGGCGCTGGCCCTGTGGCGGGGCCAGCCGCTGGTGGACGTGCCCTCGGACGTGCTGCACCGCGAGGAGATCCAGCGCCTGGTCGAGTACCGGCTGGAGGTGCTGGAACGCCGGATCGAGGTGGAACTGAGCCTTGGTCGGCACACGGATCTGATCCCGCTGCTGCGCGTCGTCACGGGCGAGCACCCGTTCCAGGAGCGCTTCTGGGGCCAGCTGATGCTGGCGCTGCACCGATCGGGCCGCCAGGTGGAGGCGCTGGAGGCGTTTCGCCAGGTCAGCCGCCTGCTCGGCGAGGAACTGGGGGTCGGCCCCGGGGAGCAGCTGCGGGCGATGCACCAGGCGGTGCTGCGTGACGACCCAGGCCTGGCGCCGCCGGAGCGCGCGCCGCGGCCGCCGACCCGCGCGGTTCCGTCGGAACTGCCGGCCGACCTGGTGGACTTCGTCGGACGGCGTGAGGTGTCGGACCGGATCGCGCAGCGGCTGGTGGCCGGCGACAAGAACACGGCGGTGCCGCTGGTGACGCTGTCCGGGCCGCCGGGCGTGGGCAAGACGGCGCTGGCGATCCACGTGGCGCACGGCGTGAGCAGCCGCTTCCCGGGCGGCCAGCTGTACGTCAACCTGCGCGGTTACGCCCCGGGCCCGCCGATGAGCACGGTGGACGCGCTGACCCGGTTCCTCAAGGCGCTGGGTGTGCCGCCGTCGCAGATCCCGCTGGACGTCGAGGAGCAGATCACGCTGTACCGGTCGTGCATGGCCGGCCGGCAGGTGCTGGTGGTGCTGGACAACGCGGCGGCGGCCGAGCAGGTGCGCCCGCTGCTGCCGGGTAGCCCGGGCTGCGCGGTCCTCGTGACCAGTCGCGACACTCTCCTAGGACTGACGGCTTTGCAGGGTGCGCGGCCGGTCGGCCTGGACGCGCTGGTGCCGGAGGAGGCGCATCAGCTGCTGACGGAGATGCTCGGTGCACGGGCCGTGCTGGCCGAGCCGGACGCCGTGAAGGAGCTGGCCCAGCTGTGCGCCAATCTGCCGCTGGCGCTGCGGATCGCGGCGGCGAACCTGGCCAACCGGCCAGGCGTGGCGAACTACGTGGCGCGGCTGCGCGAGGGCAGCCGACTCGACGCGCTGGTGGTGGATGACGACGACGAGGCAGCGGTGACCGCGGCCTTCGATCTCTCGTACCACGCGTTGAAGCCGGCGGCGCGGCAGCTGTTCCGCCTGCTGGGCCTGATCCCGGGCCCGGACTTCACGGTCGAGGCGGCCGCAGCCGTGGCCTCGCTGCGGCTGGACGAGTCGCAGCGGCTGCTGGACCGGCTGGCGGCGGCCAATCTCGTGCAGCAGCACTCGCCGGGCCGCTACCACCTGCACGACCTGCTCCGCCTGTACGCCGAGCAGCGCACGAACGTGGAGGAGAACCCGGGCTCGAAGGTGATCGCCCGGTCGAACCTGGCCGCCTACTACCACCACGCCTCGGCCGCGGCCTCGAACACGCTGTCGCCGGGCAGCGTTCGGCTGCCGGTGCCGGGCGCCGGCTTCGTCGTGACGACGCCGCGGTTCGCGGACCACTTCGAGGCGTTGGCCTGGCTGGACGGGGAGCGGGCGAACCTGATCGCGGCGGTGGCGCAGGCCGAGGAGGCGGGCCCGCTGACGGCGGCCTGGGGTCTCGCGGACGCGCTGCACCGGTACTTCCGCAGCCACCGGGCCAACGACGAGGGCGTCCGGATGGCCCGGATCGGCCTGACCGCGGCGCTGCGTTCGGGCGAGCGGCGGGCGGAAGCCGTTATGCGGCAAGCGCTTGGCGTGCTGGCGTGGGACGTGAGCGACTACGGCGAGGCCGTCGACCAGCTGTCGCTGGCGGTGGCGTACTACCGCGAGATGGGGCCGGACGAGGCGCTCATCGAGGCGCTGACCGACCTCGGCGGCGTGCACGGCGAACGCGGCGATCTGGCCACCACGGCGGAGTATTTCCAGCAGGCGGTGAAGGTGGCCGAGGCGATCGGTTCCCCGGTCGGCCGCGCCATCACGCAGTTCAAGCTGGGCACGCTGAAGCAGGCGTTGGGCGAGCTCGAGGAATCGGCCGCGCTGCTGGAGAACGCGCTGGCCGGCTATCGGGCGCTCGGCCGCCGTTACGACCAGGCGTCCTGCCTGACCAATCTCGGCCTGACTTATCGCGAGCTCGGCCAGCTCGACAAGGCGCTGGCGTACATGCAGGAAGCGCTGGACCTGCGCACCGAGCTGGGCTCCTCCGACGGTCGCAGCAGCCTGCTCGACAACCTCGCCACGTTGTGCCTGGACATCGGCGACGTGGCGCAGGCAGAGGACTACGCCACGACGGCTCTCGTGCATGCCCGGGAGACCGGCGTCCGCCGCCTCGAGGCGCACACGCAGCGGTCGTTGGGCAGCATCGTGGCCCGACGCGGCGACTTCGAGTCGGCCGTACGGCACTACGAGCAGTCGCTGGCCGTCTTCCGGGAGATCGACAGCCGCGCCCTGGAGGCCGGAACGCTGCTCGAGCTGGCCGAGTTGTATCGCGGCCAAGGCGAACAGGGTCGGGCGATCGAGCTGATCCGCCGGGCGATCGCGGTGTGCGAGCCGGCAGAGCATCCCATGCTGCTGGCTCAGGCCCAGGAAGCCTTGCGGCTAGCGCTGAACGACTAG
- a CDS encoding DNA polymerase III subunit gamma and tau — translation MALALYRKYRPATFAEVVGQDHVTEPLRAALAAGRVNHAYLFSGPRGCGKTSSARILARSLNCVQGPTPNPCGVCNSCIGLAPGGSGTVDVVELDAASHGGVDDARELRDRAFYAPAEARYRVFIIDEAHMVTTQGFNALLKIVEEPPEHLIFVFATTEPEKVLPTIRSRTHHYPFRLIPPGTLRGLLESICGDEGVKVEPAVYPLVLRAGGGSARDTLSVMDQLLAGAGDEGVTYERAISLLGVTDVALIDEMVRGLTANDGSAVYGTLDRVVEAGHDPRRFAADLLERLRDLVLLSAVPDAGQRGLINAPEDELAQMQEQVSGLGPATLTRYAEIVHAGLIEMRGATAPRLVLELLCSRMMLPAASATDAALLQRIEQLEHRPVAAGGAVAAEAPVASKFQRPSQRTAEPEPAAAPQPTPAQPTPVQPVQAPPVEPEPVPQPAQPVVQAPAPRQPEPQVQQPEPEPEPVAAPASSGATDVAALRRLWSQLLAAIPSKSTQAMLMNAAVQSVDGNTVTIAHTSAPLARRLAAAQNQDAIAAAVSKVVGGDWQVKVVHGEAGGGPGAMAAPVAAPPRQRPAPTRPSQAARPQPEPTPAPAPVARPAAGPADDIPLPPEPDEPSEPEPEPEPETEEQMLAEAARKPEPGELVDRRDPHDVLLAMLNEELGAVPIEKKAKPAGG, via the coding sequence GTGGCGCTCGCCCTCTACCGCAAGTACCGGCCCGCGACCTTTGCCGAGGTCGTCGGCCAGGATCACGTCACCGAGCCGCTGCGGGCCGCGCTGGCCGCGGGGCGGGTGAATCACGCCTACCTGTTCTCCGGGCCGCGGGGCTGCGGCAAGACGTCCAGCGCCCGCATCCTGGCCCGGTCGCTGAACTGCGTGCAGGGCCCGACGCCGAACCCGTGCGGGGTGTGCAACTCCTGCATCGGACTGGCCCCGGGCGGCTCGGGCACGGTGGACGTGGTCGAGCTGGACGCGGCCAGCCACGGTGGCGTCGACGACGCCCGGGAACTGCGTGACCGAGCCTTCTACGCGCCCGCGGAGGCCCGCTACCGGGTCTTCATCATCGACGAGGCGCACATGGTCACCACGCAGGGCTTCAACGCCCTGCTGAAGATCGTGGAGGAGCCGCCGGAGCACCTGATCTTCGTCTTCGCCACCACGGAGCCGGAGAAGGTGCTGCCGACCATCCGGTCCCGCACCCACCACTACCCCTTCCGGCTGATCCCGCCGGGCACGCTGCGCGGCCTGCTGGAGAGCATCTGCGGCGACGAGGGCGTGAAGGTGGAGCCGGCGGTCTACCCGCTGGTGCTGCGCGCGGGCGGTGGCTCGGCCCGCGACACGCTGTCGGTGATGGACCAGCTGCTGGCCGGCGCGGGCGACGAGGGCGTCACGTACGAGCGGGCGATCTCGCTGCTCGGCGTGACCGACGTGGCCCTGATCGACGAGATGGTCCGCGGCCTGACTGCCAATGACGGCTCGGCCGTGTACGGCACACTGGACCGGGTCGTCGAGGCCGGCCACGACCCGCGCCGCTTCGCGGCTGACCTGTTGGAACGGCTGCGTGACCTGGTGCTGCTGTCCGCGGTGCCGGACGCCGGCCAGCGTGGGCTGATCAACGCGCCCGAGGACGAGCTGGCGCAGATGCAGGAGCAGGTCTCCGGCCTCGGCCCGGCCACGCTCACTCGCTACGCCGAGATCGTGCACGCCGGCCTGATCGAGATGCGCGGCGCGACCGCGCCGCGGCTGGTGCTGGAACTGCTGTGCTCCCGCATGATGCTGCCGGCCGCCAGCGCCACGGATGCCGCGCTGCTGCAACGGATCGAGCAGCTGGAGCACCGCCCAGTCGCCGCCGGCGGCGCGGTGGCGGCGGAGGCCCCGGTCGCGAGCAAGTTCCAGCGGCCGTCGCAGCGAACCGCCGAGCCCGAGCCGGCTGCCGCGCCCCAACCGACACCGGCCCAACCCACCCCGGTACAGCCGGTTCAAGCACCGCCGGTCGAGCCCGAGCCAGTGCCGCAGCCTGCGCAACCGGTCGTCCAGGCCCCTGCGCCGAGGCAGCCGGAACCCCAGGTCCAGCAGCCGGAGCCCGAGCCGGAACCGGTGGCTGCCCCGGCGAGCAGCGGAGCCACGGACGTGGCAGCGCTGCGCCGACTGTGGTCGCAGCTCCTGGCCGCGATCCCCAGCAAGTCCACGCAGGCCATGCTGATGAACGCCGCCGTGCAGTCGGTGGACGGCAACACCGTCACCATCGCGCACACCTCGGCCCCGCTTGCCCGCCGGCTGGCCGCTGCCCAGAACCAGGACGCCATCGCGGCGGCCGTGAGCAAGGTCGTCGGCGGCGACTGGCAGGTCAAGGTCGTGCACGGCGAAGCAGGCGGCGGGCCGGGCGCGATGGCCGCCCCGGTCGCGGCCCCGCCCCGCCAGCGTCCGGCCCCGACCCGGCCCAGCCAGGCCGCCCGCCCGCAGCCCGAGCCGACCCCGGCGCCCGCGCCGGTGGCCCGGCCGGCCGCGGGCCCGGCCGACGACATCCCGCTGCCGCCGGAGCCGGACGAGCCGTCCGAACCCGAGCCGGAACCGGAGCCGGAGACCGAGGAGCAGATGCTGGCCGAGGCGGCCCGCAAGCCGGAGCCCGGCGAGCTGGTCGACCGCCGCGACCCGCACGACGTGCTGCTGGCGATGCTCAACGAGGAGCTCGGCGCGGTGCCGATCGAGAAGAAGGCTAAGCCAGCAGGCGGCTGA
- a CDS encoding YbaB/EbfC family nucleoid-associated protein, whose amino-acid sequence MQQILQQAQQMQQQLVNAQQELAAAEVTGTAGGGLVTATVTGAGELKSLSIDPKVVDPDDVETLSDLVVAAVRDANNNAQALAAQKMGPLAGGLGGGFDLGGLSLPGF is encoded by the coding sequence ATGCAACAGATCCTGCAACAGGCCCAGCAGATGCAGCAGCAGCTGGTCAACGCCCAGCAGGAGCTGGCGGCCGCGGAGGTCACCGGCACCGCGGGCGGCGGCCTGGTGACCGCGACGGTGACCGGCGCCGGCGAGCTCAAGTCGCTGAGCATCGACCCCAAGGTGGTCGACCCCGACGACGTCGAGACGCTGTCCGACCTGGTCGTCGCGGCCGTGCGCGACGCCAACAACAACGCGCAGGCGCTGGCCGCGCAGAAGATGGGCCCGCTGGCCGGTGGCCTCGGCGGCGGGTTCGACCTCGGCGGCCTGAGCCTGCCCGGGTTCTGA